The genomic region ggggccataattaaatggaccttgggccgcaattggcccccgggctgtACTTTGGACAACCCTggtctagtgtgtgtgtgtgttccaagCAGCAACCCTCCTgccaagtgttaaaaactgcagttcctcgagtgtccacttgaggctggctccggaagtaccggaaaccacatacacacccattcaaaaaagccgatctttacagcagaaataaacatgtttacagcctggtacaaaaaaacgagtgtagtctggatagctaatttctcgatcggcactcACTGTACaggaggggtgaattttttcatagcgcagcaatttcgaagatattaagattccaagttttccatcatgagaggcacagctgatttgattgacaggcggaagcactgtagctgttggctaggaggcttaaagcccgcctctttacctcacactagctcgacagaagttaggttgacttcagcttttccaatatggctcctgccgacgattggcttcaaaacagcgctcaggaacagatgggtgacgtcacggatactacgtccattatttctacCGTCTATGATGTGTCTTATGTGTGTTGTCTCCCACAGTTAGGATCTAAAAGTTGTCTAGTGTGTGGCCAGCCTGAACATTACATGAAATCTGTACACTCACATATATGATAATGCTGATAAAGACTTGCCATTAAAAGCTGTCGTGTTCTTTCAGTGCCTTTGCATCGCGCCAACCTACGAGCTCTCACTGCAGATTGGTCAAGTCATCGAGCAGATGGGGAAATTCTACCCCGATGTGAGGCTGGCATACGGCATTCGTGGAAATAAAAGTAAGTGTCCCCAGAATCATGATTGTGTTTCCAAAAACACCCATCAGACGGACATCTGATTCTCTTTCTGTTCAGTGGTGCGAGGCGTCAAGTTGCAGGAGCAGATTGTCATTGGAACTCCAGGCACAATCCTCGACTGGTGCACCAAATACAGGCTCATTGACCCGAAGAAGATCTCCATGTTTGTGCTGGACGAGGCCGATGTGATGATTGCCACCCAGGGTCATCGGGACCAGAGCATTCGTATCCACAGGTGAGTTCCTGTCACAGAGACCTTGAAATGATAATAAGAGAGACGGGTGCCTTTTTGTGCCTCATTACAccgtttcttttctttcccctctgTCCCCATGCAGACAGCTGACAAAGAACTGTCAGATGCTGCTGTTCTCTGCCACCTTTGAGGACTCTGTGTGGAAGTTTGCAGAGCAGGTAGTTCCCGAGCCGAACATCATCAGGCTGAAGCGcgaggaggagacgctggaCACTATAAAGCAGTTCTATGTAGTCTGCAGGGAGAAGGAGGACAAGTTCACAGCTCTTTGTAATCTCTACGGCAGCCTCACCATCGCACAGGCCATGATCTTCTGTCGTGTAAGTCGGCTGTTAAAACCTGTTCTGTACATATTGCATTATGATGAGAAATCCAAAGCTTTTCCTTTCTGTTGGATCcgtgtagggctgggcgatgtGGCCTCAAACATAAAATCTGGAacattttcagtctgtcttATACAATCAGAacccttttatattttttcccaGTTAATTGCTAACCACCTCTCCCTGAATGGACTGTTATGTGAAGGCGCTCTGGTTGTTCTACCTCCTGCTACGTCGGAACTGATTTTGAGTGCTTATTTCCCCGTAAATAGAACCCTATGGTGGACACAATTGTATGTTTAAGGTAGGGCTTATAGAAGAATCAATGGCACAGAGGCTAACTTTTCAGTGTAGCCTTCAGTAAGTGATGGAGGAATTATATCCCAGATTTCTTTTCAGTTTGAGTATCAACTTGGGAAGTGAAATGGAGTTGAATTCGAGAGGCAGCATCTGAGATTTGATCGTTTGTTGCATTTCCATGCAGCTTATTATAAGACTGATGAAGGGGATGTTTCCACAGAAACTTATCCAAGAGAAAACACTaatctgttgttgtgtgtgagcTGTTCCCTTACACAGAAACAGTTTTTTGGATGTCTGAAAACAAACTACTGAAGCCGTGTGTCAGAGTGGATTAATTTGAAAACGTCACTCCTTCTGTTGCCGTGTAAACTAGCAATCGTGAGGTAATACGCAGACCCTGTGGAAACGGTGACGTCATAGCCGCTTTCACACAGGCGTGTGGTtatctcatagactgtataaaataaggacctagtatccgtgacgtcacacatctgtttctgaagcgctgttttgaggccaatcgtcggcggcagccatattgctgctgttgagttattgtgacgtaaagaggcggagtttgagcctcctcgccaacagctacagtgttcccgcctgtcaatcaagtcagctgtgcctctcattggaaggctcataatctcaatatctttgaaatgtattatttattgatttttctcaTCAACAGTACaatgtgaaaacattttttttttctttttccagctgtATAGTTACATTCGGACATTATGACAGCAGAAAtagataacaaaaataaaataaaccaagATGTCTACTCCAGcgaatatacatacaaacaataaTACACATAGACAAACAAGTATAAAAATATATGTTCATAAAAGTAAAGGAGAAATGAACATCATAATTAAATATTGTaatcataaagaaataaattctAATCCTCTCAGATATATCACGTGTCAAAGTACAGGTGCAAAGTCAAACCCTGGAAAAAATAATGCATGATCTTGGTCTGCACCTAAATTAAACATCACTCTCTGTTGCATTAGTAGAGGCAGTACAGGTCTccaagatcagcttttttgaattggtgtgtatgtggtttccggtacttctggagcaagcctcaagtggattcttgaggaactgcagtttttagcacttctgcattggactcatattcttataccagaggttgccgcttgggttatATTCTCTTGTGTTTCAAAGTTACACCGCCACCTATTGGCCTGGGATGCATACGCCAGCATTGGCAGCAATTTTTGCATTCAGattattttcatgattttttaaaaacaaattaaggaCTTATTCATAGTTTATTGTGAAGCTCTCATCTTAACAAGGCCAAAAGCTAAGCTGTTGTTGAATGACAGCAGATAGGAGCTCAGATTTTAACACTGATGGCGTTCCACCTCTCTTGATCTTCACACGTTTCTTTCACTGCCTCAAACAATGCTAGCTACAATGCTAGAGGACAAAACTGCTCAGGCTAATAGAGGGAACCAGAACACTTCAGACCCGTATCATTCACAATCAGGACCACATTGTGCATCATCAAAACAAAGATTAGGAATCAACCAGAAGTTACACTAGGAGAAGTTTTTTGCTTTGGAACTTTTTCTAATGAATCAAATCCATGACAATAATTTCCTAAGAAATATCTGTAACAAGTATGAAGGGTCCAATTTTACTGATAACATTTCCTCAGACTCGTAAGATGGCGGCTTGGCTGGCTGAAAACCTGACCAGAGAAGGCCACCAGGTGGCGCTGCTGAGCGGGGAAATGACTGTGGAGCAGAGAGCTGCCGTCATTGAGCGCTTCAGGACCGGAAAGGAGAAGGTGCTGGTGACCACCAACGTGTGCTCCAGAGGTGAGGAGGATTAACAATGAAtatgatttgtttgtttattgacgCTAAATGTCTAAACGAATGTGTGGTCCTGTTGATCTCAGGTATTGATGTGGAACAAGTGTCCCTCGTGGTCAACTTTGACCTCCCAGTGGACCTGGATGGGAACGCTGACAATGAGACGTACCTGCACAGG from Notolabrus celidotus isolate fNotCel1 chromosome 11, fNotCel1.pri, whole genome shotgun sequence harbors:
- the zgc:193690 gene encoding ATP-dependent RNA helicase DDX19A → MSGDSWAVAVDFQEATTPSVQFDFSKKVDRVRGTRNIRGDINGNIVPENKENGGVRKDGDKVDLAEQSLLNKLIRRSLVRNRNQVEVLQRDPTSPLYSVKTFEELRLKPELLKGVYTMGFNRPSRIQESALPMMLAQPPQNLIAQSQSGTGKTAAFSLAMLSHVNPTNKWTQCLCIAPTYELSLQIGQVIEQMGKFYPDVRLAYGIRGNKMVRGVKLQEQIVIGTPGTILDWCTKYRLIDPKKISMFVLDEADVMIATQGHRDQSIRIHRQLTKNCQMLLFSATFEDSVWKFAEQVVPEPNIIRLKREEETLDTIKQFYVVCREKEDKFTALCNLYGSLTIAQAMIFCRTRKMAAWLAENLTREGHQVALLSGEMTVEQRAAVIERFRTGKEKVLVTTNVCSRGIDVEQVSLVVNFDLPVDLDGNADNETYLHRIGRTGRFGRRGFAVNMVDSEHSMDIIKQVEMHFNRKITKLDTTNLEEIEALIS